The nucleotide sequence taataatttaaatgaaaaatgttataaacataaacttaagaaaaaagaatatgaagttcaattataaaattgtgtttGAGTCTACAGACGTCAGGTCAAACATCCCAGCCTCATGAGATAACAATTAATCTGAATAATGTAGTTAATTATTCGAAATGCATTTGTTCATATAAGTACGAGAGGGAGAAACTTGAATATCTACACGGAACTACCAAAAAAGGGCACAAGAGTTTTATTGGATACTAAAGTAAGATTTTAACAACTAGTACATTAACACTACAATTTCTACCACGTTTTTATTGTGTTCAAAGTGCAGCTTGTGGATGTGTGgttgttttttatcttttaaaagcACTTTACACAGGTGTATTATTTGACTATTCAGATTAAAATTTCAGATAACACTTTCTATTGTTCACAAATCAACAAAATTGGTTCGTATTCTGGCTTTGCTGCTCGCCTAtattggaatttaaaaaaaaattaacagatgtCTCTCACTTCAAAATTTTCGCAAGTAACGACTAGTAATACGCTGACATAAAATATTGAGATAGGTTATGTAATTGTTATTTCCATCTGGGCTGCACCCAAGAAGTCACATTTCCCTAAACAaaactacattcataacgacctaacctattgaaatttaatgttatccataaatttaccaatcaatattgaacatcattcactacaacttatccttatctaaccaataaaaattcaacgtcatttataatctaaccaattaaaaattgatgaaaactcctatagtaaccagaatcaatttttcaattaatcaatatttctatcaacgtcaatttaaatattgaattttgaattccacgagtttaaaattttttacaagcattaacaatatcaaaaatcaccgggaatcttaattaatttttgtaagtagaattttattattgttatacacatttcttatattgcatttgaccataatttcagtcccagacgatgaatacataagtattcgaaagctcggaaaatatattaaagttagtccactttggtgtttcattacCACGTTCCAAATAAGAAACCGcgcataatatagctggcaaagacttctttataactcacatttatatatatatatatatatatatatatatatatatatatatatatatatatatatatatatatatatatacatatatatgtagGTGGTTTGTGATATAAAGTTCTCCTACCACAAACCATCATATGGTTTGTATCTCCTACTGCTGTTCTTTAATTTGGTATTCTCTCCTCCAATTCCTAACCTAAAACTAACAAAATAGCATTTGTGTAAATTATGCCAAATGTCATGTATCATATCACCACAGAGAAGAAGAAATGTCATGTATTGCATGTTATTCCACATAGGCAGCAGATggatatattgtataaattgtatttttgaatgaaCTTTGTACTGTTAAGAAACTTCTTATTATTTCGTTGTTAACTAATTTACCACTATAAGATCAAATATGTTTTCTAGAACTTTGGGCCCACAGGTAAGCTTTGaagcttttttattaattattttcaatcaattatttgaaattgaaaaattataatttttatttagttacaTATTTAGTGGTTAATTAAAATGTCTAGTAcggttttatttgttttgtgttGAAAAACTAACAACAGCTACTACTTGAAATTCCCTATTTTAACAAATggattattctatattttagtTTAGAAGGTTTCAAAGTACATTAGTAATAGCTGAACATAATAATGAAGTCCTAACACCAATCACACAGAACGCTATAACTGCTGCCAAGAAATTGGGTGGTGAAATATCTGTATTGGTTGCTGGAACCAAATGTGGAactgtaagtatttttattaataaagaaaatagatgaaaaactttgtttctataaaaaacatGTAAGAATATGTTGGAATAacatttaaataaccttagcATCTCCTTAATCTGtagaatatttgattaaatcaGTTTAAAAGATACCTGTTGTGTTGCAGTATTGAATAATGTGAATTTTCTTTAGTTCtattaacaagaaaataatttatattctggtaataatttttgttatttgaaaaaaattatagccCTCTTCATCTGTAGCTAAAGCAAAAGGAGTATCCAAAGTCTTAGTGGCTGAACATGAAGCATTTAAAGGGTTCACAGCAGAAAGCTTAACTCAGTTGGTATTAAATGCTCAAAAACAATTTAACTTCACACATATCATTGCTGGTGCATCTGCTTTTGGAAAATCTCTTTTACCTAGAGTAGCTGCCAAACTTGACATCTCTCCAGTATCTGAtgttatttcaatcaaatcaaCTGACACTTTTGTAAGGACTATATATGCaggtaaatgaaaaataaaaacttttcaatttatcataCTCTGGTTACTGAAATTGATGTTATGTACTAATTCCTTATTGTAACGATGACAAAAGTGACTATTTCaccaaataataattgtgaaattttggGACGTCCTCTCTATTATTTTCACCGCAAACAAGCAACATCTAATTGAAATCACTATATGAGATAAATTGCATTTCATTCCTTTGCTTCCAAACGTAGTTAACATTTTTCAGTATCACCTTCATAATAACTTTGGGACTTAATGTACTTTTATGTGCTTCTTTAAAATCTTTAGTTATAGTTCAATGTTGGGAACATacattttgcaatatttttagTAACATCCCAGGtaacaaacatattttaagGTTCTTACACACATGTGGTAGTAAAACTTCCATCCCTATTTAGAATAGTATGGAGTAGATATCTGCCCTTAACATGtatgatttcaatttatttaaagcCCATCCTAGCTTATCTGTATCATAAAGGAGTGATGAGACAGGAAAGTAGGTGTTTATAAGTTAACTCACACTTTGCTTCCTACTTTCTGTATTGTAAGTGCCATCTGCTTTCCGCTTGCCTTCTGCTTGCTGCCACAATTGCTTCACTAACCGTTTCAGCTGCCAGATTTATAGCTTTTTGCCTTTAGGTAACTATTTCCATACCTCCTTTGAAATTTCCATTGAGGGAGCTccaaaattctttcttttttgtaCCTCTGGAGTTATAGTATTTgatttttacttgaaatatattcagatccgatttcttataatgaatattggtctataaaattttcacttccCATTGCAAAGATATATTCGTGGCTCAGAGAGAGAACTTTCCTTCCTCGATGGGAACAGCCagcatttgaataaatatttttttgcaaacaGTTTACTTTTGTTTAATCCAGATGACAACTTGGTTATCATATGCTTGTCATATAGTGTAGTTGTGAGTGTACTGATAGTAAACAGTACACTTTACcttaagtattttaattttaatgtcatattttcaattatttcatcaaatgCCTCCCATGTTAGCTCTAATTTTGTTTCTGTAATGTCATTTCACTtagatatattaaataaaatatgtactATTTCTGTTGTGTTTGAACTgactgttattatttttatattttcaggaAATGCCATACAAACATTGAAAGTAAATGatcctataaaaattttaacaattagaGGAACAAATTTTGAGGCTGATTCATTAGAAGGTGGATCTGCACCGACTGAAAATATATCTGCTGATGGATGTGCCACTGATATGACTACATTTATCAGCCAAGAACTCAGCAAATCTGATCGACCTGAACTAACAAGTGCCAAAGTTATTGTTAGCGGAGGTAAATTAGTATTTTACTCACACTACTATTCAAAACATCTTaagaaaattcttttaaaaatattgtaatattttattcatataaaaaacattgtaaTCAGCATCCCACATTGATAATGGTTTAACACAtgattgatttatttgtttggGGCTCTATAGGCTACTTCAAAGTTTTTGTCAATAGTATTTGCAGGTTTTGATTTAGAAAACCataatacaaatagaaaaaccaCAGCAGAACTGGACAATACCACAATGGgaatgaaatgttttatttgttggaaagtttcaagtttttttattcaatagtgACTAGACATATATACATTGCTATTAGTGTTGGTAGTAATGTTAGAGATTGTTGGTATTGATTATAACTGGAAAAGTGACTGCAAAAAGAGATTCAAAATAGTCCTAACCCCACCATATACCTTGGAGTGAATCTTATTGATTTTAGATAATGACAAATCATCTTGTTTAAACTATGTCAGAGCTTATTGAAcagaataaaatatgaaaaatttctataatttacaAAGTCCATCTTAATAAATTTAGCTGCCATTTGTGAAAATATAACAATGTAAGAGCAAATGGAACAAGTTGAACGAAGATTATTCTCATCAATTAATAGATTGGttatattatgtaaaaaatatatgaaaaaggcTATTGGCTTCTTGGTTTTATTGGATTACTACTTGCTGTTTTCAAACCTTCTGAGCTATTTGCCTAATATCTTGAAGATACAGAGTACAGAGTAGTTTACATCAATTAtggattaaaatatttgttaaaagtTGCATATAAATACAAgttttaaatagtttatttattgagttgtaatttagataattatccatatatattttattagttcatACAAATCCTGTacataacaataatattttttaggaCGTGGCTTAAAATCTGGAGACAATTTTAAACTTCTTTATGATTTAGCTGATAAGTTGAATGCTGCAGTTGGAGCTTCCCGTGCTGCAGTGGATGCTGGTTATGTACCTAATGATATGCAAATAGGTCAGACAGGAAAAATTGTAGCACCAGTGAGTACTTGTTATACCATTTATCATTTACctttattattagtattttatttaatttattactaaATGGCTTTAGCCATGTTGGTGTGGTACGTAATATTAATATCACCCTTTATCATtacaaatcaattaaaataagaatatgCATCATGACTCAATCCTTCTGTTCGCTCTTCTGTGTACTGGGATACGTCGATCATTGTCGAATACCCAGAATCTGAAATCATCAGAACTTTCCATATGTCCACTACTAGACTTTTCCATTAGGCTTGACAGAAATCCAGTGGCACTTTCAGTCTGAGATTAAACATTAcctctttttatataattgctaatttttttgttgataactCCACACAAAGTTTTGATGAAGTGATGTAGACAAAACAAACCTTTGTTTAGAGCTTGAAGTCGCGGAAATCGGTCTTGATTTGCATCATTACTCTTGAATTTTCATCAATCACtttttaggttaagtttatGATTTTGGCAAATGCTAGTGATTTCAATGTTACAGTTCTAGGTCGCTTACTTGAACAAactgattttaaattaaataatagtttgaaaagttgaaaaacacACTTCAATATCAGATCAAactaaaaattggaaaatattgtttcaacaCTTCAAATAATGATTGAGTGATTAATAAAAGATACcattttaatgtaaaatgtcTTAGAAAGTACTCAACCCTTATTTGAagtatgaaaaaatacatttgcaatttttagtttgttttcatattaagttgttttttcaaactattatttattttctaattttcaatttgttttgatattaaaCCTGATCAagattaattcattaattttaaataaatcagacgTGAAGTGcttaaaaatttacatatttactaCTACAAAGGTTCTGttataaatataagtaatttcttcatattctttcaataatagttttagacaaaattcaaattgtatattaatattGCGGGGGAGTCTATATTGAGTATTACATATTCAAGCAATTTGTAACTGTTTTGTATATGTAATCAATAGCATTTATTTTTTACGTGCTGATATGTCtttgaactaaattttttaaatattttttgaaggaTCTATATATTGCTGTTGGTATTTCTGGGGCAATTCAACACTTGGCTGGAATGAAAGATAGTAAAGCTATTGTTGCCATCAATAAAGATCCTGAAGCTCCAATTTTCCAAGTTGCCGATTTCGGATTAGTAGCAGACTTATTCAAAGCTGTTCCTGAATTAACTGAAAAGCTGTAATATTAACACATGTGTTATACATTTAAATGAATATCATTTATTAGCagtatacaatatatttttacattacataattttatttttgtcttacCTTTGTATATGTTAGttgcttcaaaaatatatatatatatatatatatataaatatatatatatgtatataaatatatatatatatatataaatatatatatatatatatatatatatatatatatatatatatatatatatatatatatatatatatatacatatacagtcgaactccgataattcgaacaccgataattcgaattcctcgttaattcgaacttttgcgtcggtcccttgacattcctattactaacacatgtaaaaaaacctcgATTATCGAAtacgaattatcaaaaaaattcgtattttctgtgttaattaccgaaaaattcgaatttttggcgtttaaataattgaaaagttcgaatttttgatgttcgaataattgaaaaattcgaatttttcttgtataaattatgtatgtacaaaggtattaaaaaattcgaactgttagtgttgaaaaaaattgaaaaattcgaatcttcagattagaggtaagacgacgatattttgtcgaatcactcgatttgcttcaaaggaaaaaatcgtcagcatgaagcaatctagcatagctgatttctttacaaaaaaataaatatatgtatttttttttattttaagataaataatcggtcctttttaggaccaaaaattcttcaaacgtatacaaattattattttaaataaataaataaataaataaacatgttatatacagtcgaactccaataattcgaactgcaagggaccgtagcaaaagttcgaattatcgaggtgttcgaattatcggagttgtgcacatttacatacatatatgtatgcatttcgatgcatctttccattttataaataaataaatatgttatgggtatataacatgtttatttatttatttatttatttaaaataataatttgtatacgtttgaagaatttttggtcctaaaaaggaccgattatttatcttaaaataaaaaaaaatacatatatttatttttttgtaaagaaatcagctatgctagattgcttcatgctgacgattttttcctttgaagcaaatcgagtgattcgacaaaatatcgtcgtcttacctctaatctgaagattcgaatttttcaatttttttcaacactaacagttcgaattttttaatacctttgtacatacataatttatacaagaaaaattcgaatttttcaattattcgaacatcaaaaattcgaacttttcaattatttaaacgccaaaaattcgaatttttcggtaattaacacagaaaatacgaatttttttgataattcgtaTTCGATAATcgaggtttttttacatgtgttagtaataggaatgtcaagggaccgacgcaaaagttcgaattaacgaggaattcgaattatcggtgttcgaattatcggagttcgactgtatatatatatatatatatatatatatatatatatatatatatatatatatatatatatatatatatatacatacattgTTCTAGTGCGTTGGTGACAATATCCGCATCTTCGTTGAGAGCGGTTGACTTCCGATTGATCGTCCGCACTTCCTGCGGTCCTTACCGCGGCAGGTACTCTTATCTGAACAGGAACGCCACAAGCAGAATTTTGTAGGTAAACAGTTACTACATTTCGCCGGAAATCGCAATAGGTCCAGTTGTTTTCTGACTGTCTTTTGATCAGCCATGCATTTTGACAAGCTGCATCCATGCCAAAAGCAAACAAAGGGAACCACCACTTTTTGCCGCTATCCTCATGGAGTCAACGTTTTCGTCAAAGTGGTCTACCCCACCC is from Diorhabda carinulata isolate Delta chromosome 1, icDioCari1.1, whole genome shotgun sequence and encodes:
- the LOC130894354 gene encoding electron transfer flavoprotein subunit alpha, mitochondrial; protein product: MFSRTLGPQFRRFQSTLVIAEHNNEVLTPITQNAITAAKKLGGEISVLVAGTKCGTPSSSVAKAKGVSKVLVAEHEAFKGFTAESLTQLVLNAQKQFNFTHIIAGASAFGKSLLPRVAAKLDISPVSDVISIKSTDTFVRTIYAGNAIQTLKVNDPIKILTIRGTNFEADSLEGGSAPTENISADGCATDMTTFISQELSKSDRPELTSAKVIVSGGRGLKSGDNFKLLYDLADKLNAAVGASRAAVDAGYVPNDMQIGQTGKIVAPDLYIAVGISGAIQHLAGMKDSKAIVAINKDPEAPIFQVADFGLVADLFKAVPELTEKL